The proteins below are encoded in one region of Nilaparvata lugens isolate BPH chromosome X, ASM1435652v1, whole genome shotgun sequence:
- the LOC120354552 gene encoding uncharacterized protein LOC120354552 has protein sequence MFPDTLFVLLKQLYPKVFDFQGLKIELVVFYRTSVFQKKSPVDLLQFLKREGLDSSFKEVFRLANLTCTIPATTASVERSFSALKRIHTYKRSSQTEERLSNLALMSIEKGLLESLREKNDFYNVVIQKFAAKTRRPSSCINKILE, from the coding sequence ATGTTTCCTGACACTCTATTCGTTCTTTTGAAACAACTCTATCCAAAAGTTTTCGATTTTCAAGGACTAAAAATTGAATTGGTAGTGTTCTATCGTACTTCAGTATTTCAAAAGAAATCACCAGTTGACTTGCTACAATTTCTGAAACGAGAAGGCCTGGATTCATCATTCAAAGAGGTGTTCCGACTAGCGAATTTGACCTGCACAATTCCAGCAACCACAGCATCAGTTGAGCGCAGTTTTTCAGCGCTCAAAAGGATCCACACCTATAAAAGATCGAGCCAGACAGAAGAACGACTGAGTAATCTTGCTCTAATGTCGATAGAGAAGGGGCTATTGGAGTCTTTGAGAGAGAAGAATGACTTCTACAATGTAGTCATACAGAAATTCGCAGCCAAAACCAGGAGGCCGAGTTCCTGTATAAATAAG